In one Nocardioides sp. NBC_00368 genomic region, the following are encoded:
- a CDS encoding PPA1309 family protein — protein sequence MNDTPEPTPGPTPELSRGLDLETDPALAAAVLEIEAHVASEGWDGPARLFALVDTAALVKAEPALATMMGLDNPDQEGSLTPIEQDQVPVTTQLEEVLQTTAWPAGVTGCAAVVERLVLPPDADGKIPEDAEAAAEFAKAHPDRQEVRIVAGATRAGATYCALRLKAHDDDQSVIGGVDLVPELLELLRVTLEENPDSEGDE from the coding sequence GTGAACGACACCCCTGAGCCCACGCCCGGGCCCACCCCCGAGCTCAGCCGCGGCCTCGACCTGGAGACCGATCCCGCTCTGGCCGCGGCCGTCCTCGAGATCGAGGCCCACGTCGCGAGCGAGGGCTGGGACGGTCCGGCGAGGTTGTTCGCGCTGGTCGACACGGCCGCGCTGGTCAAGGCCGAGCCGGCGCTCGCCACGATGATGGGCCTGGACAACCCGGACCAGGAGGGGTCGCTGACCCCGATCGAGCAGGACCAGGTGCCCGTGACGACCCAGCTGGAGGAGGTCCTCCAGACGACGGCCTGGCCCGCAGGCGTCACCGGCTGCGCCGCGGTCGTCGAGCGTCTGGTGCTGCCGCCCGACGCCGACGGCAAGATCCCCGAGGACGCCGAGGCGGCCGCGGAGTTCGCCAAGGCGCACCCCGACCGGCAGGAGGTACGCATCGTGGCCGGCGCGACACGTGCTGGTGCCACGTACTGTGCTCTGCGGTTGAAGGCGCACGACGACGACCAGTCGGTCATCGGCGGCGTCGACCTGGTCCCCGAGCTCCTCGAGCTGCTGCGTGTCACTCTTGAGGAGAACCCAGACAGCGAGGGCGACGAATGA
- a CDS encoding UPF0182 family membrane protein, which translates to MSLFDDDDPAQAPARNQSTGRNRWLAIAAVSVIVLFFGISAFAAVYTDALWYDAIDFSSVFGTVFWTRTALFVIFGVLMAIMIGLPAALAYRTRPYFHPADDIGGLDRYRDAIAPIRTWLLVGIAGVSGIFAGFSGAGHWRTYLMWRHGRDFDKVDEFFKKDIGFYVFDLPWWHYLVNFALTGLILGTIGAMIVHYVYGGIRLTAQRDRFTRSAQVQLSAMLGLILLVKGLDYWVDRYDLVNGSGPRLDGMTYTDEHAVLPANQILLAIAVICGILFLLNMWRRSWQLPSIAISLFAISVLLIGMIWPAVVQGFQVRPSEQDKEKPYLAANIKATQDAYGISKDKLEVTEYTSQAEADGASPEQLDETASSLPIVDPAVVHREFEQVQQGRSYYSVHEPLDISTYEVGGKERAVVLGVRELNQAGISDSDRTWTNLHTVYTHSNGVIASYANMRGADDKSESNQMQWAEGDRTGQHDLTSGQGKFQDKVYFGEDSPEYSIVGKAGEGAAVELDYNSEDGETRTTYEGAGGVPIGSNFRQLMYAIQFGSTNFLLSSRVNENSEILYDRSPKERVQKVAPWLTLDDDVYPVIVGGRIQWVVDGYTTTDRYPQAARDSFASMTDDATQTSTGVQTLPTDEINYMRNAVKATVDAYDGTVTLYEWDESDPILQTWEAAFPGTVMPKSSVPKELMEHLRYPEDLYKVQRYQLARYHVSDPDVFFSGNERWAVPEDPNDDNHQQTPYRMFLDDGSGTARWSLTSAFVPYNRPNLAAMMSVDSDATSENYGKIRITTGFPDDTQGPGMVSNEFRTDKAIADEVASFNRSGSAPVWGQVITYPTAKNGILYVEPIYARRATASTSGYAQLAFVLVSYDGRVGYGTTLSDALEVALTGASPTPPTETDPDEEPAETPPSSGDAPGEVGQLLEDARSLFAQADEAGKAGDYAERERLIAEAQDKVDQAADLISGG; encoded by the coding sequence ATGAGTCTCTTTGACGACGACGACCCGGCGCAGGCGCCGGCCCGCAACCAGAGCACCGGCCGCAACCGATGGCTGGCGATCGCGGCCGTCTCGGTCATCGTGCTCTTCTTCGGCATCAGCGCCTTCGCGGCGGTCTACACCGACGCGCTGTGGTACGACGCGATCGACTTCAGCAGCGTCTTCGGCACAGTCTTCTGGACGCGCACGGCGCTGTTCGTGATCTTCGGCGTGCTGATGGCGATCATGATCGGGCTGCCGGCCGCGCTCGCCTACCGCACCCGTCCCTACTTCCACCCGGCCGACGACATCGGCGGCCTGGACCGCTACCGCGACGCGATCGCTCCGATCCGTACGTGGCTGCTGGTCGGCATCGCGGGGGTGTCGGGGATCTTCGCCGGCTTCTCCGGCGCGGGCCACTGGCGTACGTACCTGATGTGGCGCCACGGGCGCGACTTCGACAAGGTCGACGAGTTCTTCAAGAAGGACATCGGCTTCTACGTCTTCGACCTGCCGTGGTGGCACTACCTGGTCAACTTCGCGCTGACCGGGCTGATCCTCGGCACCATCGGCGCGATGATCGTGCACTACGTCTACGGCGGGATCCGGCTGACCGCGCAGCGTGACCGGTTCACCCGCTCGGCACAGGTCCAGCTCAGCGCCATGCTCGGGCTGATCCTGCTGGTCAAGGGGCTCGACTACTGGGTCGACCGCTACGACCTCGTCAACGGCTCCGGCCCGCGACTGGACGGGATGACCTACACCGACGAGCACGCGGTGCTCCCGGCCAACCAGATCCTGCTCGCGATCGCCGTGATCTGCGGGATTCTGTTCCTGCTGAACATGTGGCGGCGCAGCTGGCAGCTGCCCTCGATCGCGATCTCGCTGTTCGCGATCTCGGTGCTGCTGATCGGGATGATCTGGCCCGCGGTCGTGCAGGGCTTCCAGGTCCGGCCGAGCGAGCAGGACAAGGAGAAGCCCTACCTGGCGGCCAACATCAAGGCCACCCAGGACGCCTACGGCATCTCCAAGGACAAGCTCGAGGTGACCGAGTACACCTCGCAGGCCGAGGCCGACGGCGCCTCGCCCGAGCAGCTCGACGAGACCGCGTCCTCGCTGCCGATCGTCGACCCGGCGGTCGTCCACCGCGAGTTCGAGCAGGTCCAGCAGGGTCGCTCCTACTACTCGGTGCACGAGCCGCTCGACATCTCCACCTACGAGGTCGGTGGCAAGGAGCGGGCGGTCGTGCTCGGCGTACGCGAGCTCAACCAGGCCGGCATCTCCGACTCCGACCGCACCTGGACCAACCTGCACACGGTCTACACCCACTCCAACGGGGTGATCGCCTCCTACGCCAACATGCGCGGCGCCGACGACAAGTCCGAGTCGAACCAGATGCAGTGGGCCGAGGGTGACCGCACCGGTCAGCACGACCTCACCTCGGGACAAGGCAAGTTCCAGGACAAGGTCTACTTCGGCGAGGACTCGCCGGAGTACTCGATCGTCGGGAAGGCCGGCGAAGGCGCCGCGGTCGAGCTCGACTACAACTCCGAGGACGGCGAGACCCGGACGACGTACGAAGGTGCCGGCGGTGTCCCGATCGGTTCGAACTTCCGCCAGCTGATGTACGCCATCCAGTTCGGCTCCACGAACTTCCTGCTCTCCTCGCGGGTCAACGAGAACTCCGAGATCCTCTACGACCGCTCCCCGAAGGAACGGGTGCAGAAGGTCGCGCCGTGGCTGACGCTCGACGACGACGTCTACCCGGTGATCGTCGGCGGGCGGATCCAGTGGGTGGTCGACGGCTACACGACCACCGACCGCTACCCACAGGCCGCGCGCGACTCGTTCGCCTCGATGACCGACGACGCCACCCAGACCTCGACCGGTGTGCAGACGCTGCCCACCGACGAGATCAACTACATGCGCAACGCGGTGAAGGCGACCGTGGACGCCTACGACGGCACGGTCACCCTCTACGAGTGGGACGAGTCGGACCCGATCCTGCAGACGTGGGAGGCGGCCTTCCCCGGCACCGTGATGCCGAAGTCGTCGGTCCCGAAGGAGCTGATGGAGCACCTTCGCTACCCCGAGGACCTCTACAAGGTGCAGCGCTACCAGCTGGCGCGCTACCACGTCTCCGACCCGGACGTCTTCTTCTCCGGCAACGAGCGCTGGGCCGTGCCCGAGGACCCGAACGACGACAACCACCAGCAGACGCCCTACCGGATGTTCCTCGACGACGGCTCGGGCACCGCTCGCTGGTCGCTGACGTCGGCCTTCGTGCCCTACAACCGTCCCAACCTGGCGGCGATGATGTCGGTCGACTCCGACGCCACCTCGGAGAACTACGGGAAGATCCGGATCACCACCGGCTTCCCCGACGACACCCAGGGCCCCGGCATGGTGTCCAACGAGTTCCGTACGGACAAGGCGATCGCCGACGAGGTCGCCTCGTTCAACCGCTCCGGATCGGCGCCGGTGTGGGGCCAGGTCATCACCTACCCGACCGCGAAGAACGGCATCCTGTACGTCGAGCCGATCTACGCCCGCCGGGCGACCGCCTCCACCTCTGGCTATGCCCAGCTCGCCTTCGTGCTGGTCTCCTACGACGGACGGGTCGGCTACGGAACCACGCTGAGCGATGCCCTCGAGGTCGCGCTGACCGGCGCCTCGCCGACACCCCCGACGGAAACCGATCCCGACGAGGAACCGGCCGAGACCCCGCCCTCCTCCGGTGACGCACCGGGCGAGGTCGGCCAGCTCCTCGAGGACGCGCGCTCGCTGTTCGCCCAGGCGGACGAGGCCGGCAAGGCCGGCGACTACGCCGAGCGTGAGCGGCTCATCGCCGAGGCCCAGGACAAGGTCGACCAGGCCGCCGACCTGATCTCGGGAGGGTGA